The stretch of DNA TCAAAGAAGGTGAACTCGATCCTATCCGGCAGGAGAAATTCGAGCAGGACTTCCAAAACCTTTATCGCTATTACAAAGATGCTTTTTTTGCCCGTTTTGTCAGACAAGGCACTTACCTCTATATGGTCTTTCAGGTGTCTGCCAATCCGGCGGACATCAAAGCCTTCAAGTGGTTGATCAAGGAGGAAATCCTCGTTTATATTGATGCCCGAAGTGAGCATGAGCTCAAAAGGCCTAAACAGCATGAATTTCGCTGGGTGCGGGCCAGCAGAGAAGAACAACGGAAAGGTAGACACCCTCATATGTCTATCCTGGATCGGGTCTTTGTGGAAACTGTCGGCGGTGACCTTACCATCAAAATTGAAGACAATACCAATGATGGCCGCGGAATCTATAGCGAGGAAGTGGCTTACCCAGACCAAAGCCTCGACGACGCCGAATATCTTTATGCTGATTTGGGCAACCTTATAGCACTGAAAATCAAGCCTTATCAGGAAAATTTTCGCTACTTCATATTTAATGAAAAGCTACAGGAGGTCCAACGCATCGATGCCTTGGAGGATAGTGGTGTCTTTTTACCAGACCATCAAGGCTTAATTTTTGCCAATGGCTATTATTTACAAACGGGTGATTTTAAACTTTTTGACCTGCCTTTGCAGAAAAAGTATTTTGAAAAGCGTATCGTTTCACCCAATGGAGAGGATTTTCTTTTTGCCTTTTATAATGAGGAAAAAGGCACCTATATTTTGCACCAATACAACATCATCGAGCAAAAGGTTGAAACGCCTATCCATTGCAATGGCTTCGCCCTTTTCCCTGATGGTGAAATGGCTTATTTCAAAACGGAGGAAGATCCCAGCAAACACCATATCGTTCAAATCTGGCAAACCCCTTTTCTACTTGGAAAGCCCCTCCCCTCTGCCCATAAGGATAGCTTTTTATATAAAATAGGCAATAAGGATATTGTAAAAGCAATGGCAGAGTGCCACGAAATCCTCACCTTGACAGCAAAGGATGACGCCTATGTTGGCTTATATGATGATTTGGTGAAGATCAGTAGCAATATCCTCGATAGTTATTATTGGATCAATAAAGAAGCTTGCTTTCACCTGGAAAAACCGCTCCACGAGATCAGGGCAACCGCCACGGCAGCCATTGAGGAATACGACAAAAAAGTAAGTATTCAAGGGGCTACAAAAGCGCAAATTGCCCAGGTCAGCCAAGCTGCCAAACTTTTATTTAAAGAGGTAGAACGGCAAGCCTTCGATAAAATTGATGAGTTTGTTCAAACTTTGACCAAACTACGTAGCTTGCGCGGAGCCATTATTTCCCTGAAGGAGCTAAGGTATACGGATCTGACCTTGGTGAATACCCTTGAGGTAGAGGCGATCGAAAAGATCGAAACGCTATCTGAAGCCTGCATCAAATTTCTATTGGATGAAAAAGCGCTGACGCCCTATAACCAAAAGATTGAAGCAAAACAAGCCCTGCTTAGTCAGGTAAAAACAGCAAAAGCAGCAGATGAACTTAGCGAATCGGTTGACCAAATTGGGGATGAACTGCAAATGCTTATCGATATTGTGAGCAATCTCAAAATTGATGACGCTACTCAAAACACCGCCATCGTTGATAATATTTCCCGAATTTTTGCTCGCCTCAACCAGATAAAAGCAGGGCTAAGACGTCAGCGGAAAGACTTGGCAGGGACCGAAGCTATTGCAGCGTTTAGTGCCCAACTCCGGTTATTGGATCAAGGTATTATCAATTTCTTAGAGCTTTCTAATACCCCTCAGCAATGTGATAATTACTTGACCAAGCTCATGATTCAACTGGAAGAGCTGGAAAGCAAATTTGCAGAATATGAGCAGTTTACAGAAAAACTAACCGATAAAAGGGAGGAAATATACAATGCTTTTGAAGGGCGAAAAAAGAGCTTGCTCGAAGCACTTAATAATCGTACAACGGCCATGCAACAGGCTGCGGAGCGAATCCTGAATGGCATTCGTCAACGCAGCCAAACTTTTGAAGATGTCGATTCCCTGAATGGTTTCTTCGCCGCCGATCTGATGGTTGACAAGGTGCGCGATATTATTAGTCAACTACAAACTTTACAAGACTCTAACAAGGCTGATACCCTGCAAACCAAGCTCAAAAGCCTTCAGGAAGAAGCTATCCGTAGCTTGCGCGACCACCAGGACCTGTTTATCAAGGGAGAAAATATTATCCAACTGGGCAAACATCGTTTTAGTGTCAATGTGCAGCCTTTGGATCTTACGATCGTCCAAAAGGATCACCAGCTGTTTTATCACTTGACAGGAACGGGGTTTTATGAGCCCGTCAATGATGAAAGTATCCAGAAAATGGAACATGTCTGGACACAGCACCTTCCATCGGAAAGCAAAACCATCTATAGGGCGGAATACCTCGCTTTCTCTCTATGGGAAAAATATGGCGCCAAGGCATTGGCCGACCGAAATCTTTTGCAATTGGCCCAGCAAGAAGCTGCTCAACGCTATGAAGAGGGTTATATCAAAGGTATTCACGCTGAAGACGCCACGCTTATCCTGACGGCGCTGTTGCAACTGGAGGCTCAGATCGGCCTCCTTGCATATACCCCGGAAGAAAGGGTCTTGGCTCGTTTCCTATGGGAAAAATGTATGGATGAGGATAAACGAAAACTCCTACATCAGCAAATAAAAAGTGCGGGTATCATTAAACAAGTCTTTCCGGATAGCCAACAGTTCGAGGCCTTGAAAGACAGTATATTCCAAGCCTTTCAGGCGGTTATAGGGACCAGCTGATGTCGGCAGAGGTCGGTGCCTGTCTACCGTCAGGTAGATTTTTCACCGAAATTCCCCCACCCCTACTCTACCTTCAGGCTTTCCACCGGATTGGCCAAAGCCGCCTTTAAGCTCTGTAAGCTAACGGTC from Saprospiraceae bacterium encodes:
- a CDS encoding DNA repair ATPase, which translates into the protein MANTQSKATGHKQDTHVQLEAGTYEIIRNRLEQQAEDLRQRLDQLNASRREVFGAVEAQLIANDRINTANYCVARDIISIGQWCLFGYNVQVGLRAGIKLEDVFSLYAFQENTFKEGELDPIRQEKFEQDFQNLYRYYKDAFFARFVRQGTYLYMVFQVSANPADIKAFKWLIKEEILVYIDARSEHELKRPKQHEFRWVRASREEQRKGRHPHMSILDRVFVETVGGDLTIKIEDNTNDGRGIYSEEVAYPDQSLDDAEYLYADLGNLIALKIKPYQENFRYFIFNEKLQEVQRIDALEDSGVFLPDHQGLIFANGYYLQTGDFKLFDLPLQKKYFEKRIVSPNGEDFLFAFYNEEKGTYILHQYNIIEQKVETPIHCNGFALFPDGEMAYFKTEEDPSKHHIVQIWQTPFLLGKPLPSAHKDSFLYKIGNKDIVKAMAECHEILTLTAKDDAYVGLYDDLVKISSNILDSYYWINKEACFHLEKPLHEIRATATAAIEEYDKKVSIQGATKAQIAQVSQAAKLLFKEVERQAFDKIDEFVQTLTKLRSLRGAIISLKELRYTDLTLVNTLEVEAIEKIETLSEACIKFLLDEKALTPYNQKIEAKQALLSQVKTAKAADELSESVDQIGDELQMLIDIVSNLKIDDATQNTAIVDNISRIFARLNQIKAGLRRQRKDLAGTEAIAAFSAQLRLLDQGIINFLELSNTPQQCDNYLTKLMIQLEELESKFAEYEQFTEKLTDKREEIYNAFEGRKKSLLEALNNRTTAMQQAAERILNGIRQRSQTFEDVDSLNGFFAADLMVDKVRDIISQLQTLQDSNKADTLQTKLKSLQEEAIRSLRDHQDLFIKGENIIQLGKHRFSVNVQPLDLTIVQKDHQLFYHLTGTGFYEPVNDESIQKMEHVWTQHLPSESKTIYRAEYLAFSLWEKYGAKALADRNLLQLAQQEAAQRYEEGYIKGIHAEDATLILTALLQLEAQIGLLAYTPEERVLARFLWEKCMDEDKRKLLHQQIKSAGIIKQVFPDSQQFEALKDSIFQAFQAVIGTS